From the genome of Ralstonia pickettii, one region includes:
- a CDS encoding DNA translocase FtsK gives MARASTTPTTRTDPSALPSRIGRLLGEVRWFLMLAVTIAFLIILLSYNRADPGFTHASQVDEIRNLGGRVGAWLADLLLFVFGASAYWWAVLLVRRVWRGWRELMSDERLPRTATARVDASVTWIGFALILASSMGLEAIRMYSLHMKLPRAPGGVLGDVIGGAMQHSLGFTGGTLALLFAFLVGLSLFFHFSWLNLAEQIGAGVEMLFVGFKTRRECKQDRAIGEAAKVEREEVVETRRVRIEESPPVQIVRPTAVVKSERVEREKQQPLFVDIHDSDLPPLALLDPIPPVVETVSAETLEFTSRLIEKKLKDFGVEVQVVAAYPGPVITRYEIEPATGVKGSQIVNLAKDLARSLSLVSIRVVETIPGKNYMGLELPNPKRQAVRLSEILGSQVYNESASQLTLALGKDIAGKPVVADLAKMPHCMVAGTTGSGKSVGINAMILSLLYKAKADAVRLILIDPKMLELSIYEGIPHLLCPVVTDMRQAGHALNWAVGEMERRYKLMSKMGVRNLAGFNKKIEEAAAREEKIPNPFSLTPDAPEPLDKLPMIVIVIDELADLMMVVGKKVEELIARIAQKARAAGIHLVLATQRPSVDVITGLIKANVPTRIAFQVSSKIDSRTILDQQGAEALLGMGDMLYLAPGTGLPVRVHGAFVSDEEVHRIVDNLKAQGEPNYIEGILEGGLADGEGGVDGFGGGAGLVGAGGGEADPLYDQAVDVVLKNRRASISLVQRHLRIGYNRAARLLEDMEKAGLVSAMSGNGNREILAPNRNGNVVEEE, from the coding sequence TCCGACAACCCGCACCGATCCGTCCGCACTGCCGTCCCGCATTGGCCGGCTGCTGGGGGAGGTCCGCTGGTTCCTGATGCTGGCGGTGACCATCGCCTTCCTGATCATTCTCCTGTCATACAACCGGGCCGACCCCGGTTTCACCCACGCCAGCCAGGTCGACGAGATCCGCAACCTGGGCGGCCGCGTGGGCGCGTGGCTGGCCGATCTGCTGCTGTTTGTCTTTGGTGCGTCCGCCTACTGGTGGGCTGTGCTGCTCGTGCGCAGGGTCTGGCGCGGCTGGCGCGAGCTGATGTCGGACGAGCGTCTACCGCGCACCGCCACGGCGCGTGTTGATGCCAGTGTCACGTGGATCGGCTTTGCGCTCATCCTGGCTTCCAGCATGGGCTTGGAAGCCATTCGCATGTACTCGCTGCACATGAAGCTGCCGCGTGCACCGGGAGGCGTGCTGGGCGATGTGATCGGCGGTGCGATGCAGCATTCGCTGGGCTTCACGGGCGGCACGCTGGCGCTGCTGTTTGCATTCCTGGTCGGGCTGTCGCTGTTCTTCCATTTTTCGTGGCTGAACCTCGCCGAGCAGATCGGTGCGGGCGTCGAGATGCTGTTCGTCGGCTTCAAGACGCGCCGGGAGTGCAAACAGGACCGGGCCATCGGCGAGGCGGCCAAGGTCGAGCGCGAAGAAGTGGTCGAAACGCGCCGCGTGCGCATTGAAGAATCGCCGCCGGTGCAGATCGTGCGCCCGACCGCCGTGGTCAAGAGCGAGCGCGTGGAGCGCGAAAAGCAGCAGCCGCTATTTGTCGATATTCACGATTCCGATCTGCCGCCGCTGGCGCTGCTCGATCCGATCCCGCCGGTTGTGGAGACCGTCAGCGCCGAAACGCTGGAATTCACCTCGCGCCTGATCGAGAAGAAGCTCAAGGATTTCGGTGTGGAAGTGCAGGTGGTGGCGGCCTATCCGGGCCCGGTCATCACGCGCTACGAAATCGAGCCTGCCACGGGCGTCAAGGGCAGCCAGATCGTCAACTTGGCGAAGGACCTGGCGCGTTCGCTGTCGCTGGTGTCGATCCGCGTAGTCGAGACGATTCCGGGCAAGAACTACATGGGCCTGGAGCTGCCGAACCCGAAGCGCCAGGCGGTGCGCCTGTCGGAGATTCTTGGTTCGCAGGTCTACAACGAGAGCGCATCGCAGCTTACGCTCGCGCTGGGCAAGGACATTGCCGGCAAGCCGGTCGTAGCCGATCTGGCGAAGATGCCGCACTGCATGGTGGCCGGCACCACGGGTTCCGGTAAGTCGGTCGGCATCAACGCGATGATCCTGTCGCTGCTGTACAAGGCGAAGGCCGACGCGGTGCGCCTGATCCTGATCGACCCGAAGATGCTGGAGTTGAGCATCTACGAAGGCATTCCGCACCTGCTGTGCCCGGTCGTGACCGACATGCGCCAGGCCGGCCACGCGCTCAACTGGGCCGTGGGCGAAATGGAGCGCCGCTACAAGCTCATGAGCAAGATGGGCGTGCGCAACCTGGCCGGCTTCAACAAGAAGATCGAAGAAGCCGCCGCGCGCGAAGAAAAGATTCCCAACCCGTTCAGCCTGACGCCCGACGCGCCGGAGCCGCTCGACAAGCTGCCCATGATCGTCATCGTGATCGATGAGCTGGCCGATCTGATGATGGTGGTCGGCAAGAAGGTCGAAGAACTGATCGCACGGATTGCGCAGAAGGCGCGTGCCGCCGGCATCCACCTGGTGCTGGCGACGCAGCGTCCGTCGGTGGACGTGATTACGGGCCTGATCAAGGCCAACGTGCCGACGCGGATCGCGTTCCAGGTCAGCAGCAAGATCGACTCGCGCACCATTCTCGACCAGCAGGGGGCCGAGGCACTGCTCGGCATGGGCGACATGCTGTATCTCGCGCCCGGCACCGGCTTGCCGGTGCGGGTGCACGGCGCGTTCGTGTCGGACGAGGAAGTCCACCGCATCGTCGATAACCTCAAGGCGCAGGGTGAGCCGAACTACATCGAAGGGATTCTCGAAGGCGGCTTGGCTGATGGCGAGGGCGGCGTCGATGGCTTTGGTGGCGGTGCTGGCCTTGTCGGTGCGGGCGGCGGTGAGGCTGATCCGCTGTACGACCAGGCGGTCGACGTGGTGCTCAAGAACCGTCGCGCGTCGATCTCGCTGGTGCAGCGCCACCTGCGCATCGGCTATAACCGCGCCGCACGCCTGCTTGAGGACATGGAAAAGGCGGGCCTTGTGTCTGCCATGTCCGGCAACGGCAACCGCGAAATCCTGGCGCCCAACCGCAACGGCAACGTCGTCGAAGAGGAATGA